The following proteins come from a genomic window of Triticum aestivum cultivar Chinese Spring chromosome 6A, IWGSC CS RefSeq v2.1, whole genome shotgun sequence:
- the LOC123128225 gene encoding uncharacterized WD repeat-containing protein C2A9.03 isoform X2, translated as MCSYGGGDVDDWYDDSDTDDHAEDTGDDRHHEQGAKNSDLDLDDEDRTFLFPDTWGAAPTRKEKDIQGIQWKRLDITREQYRQTRLQQYKNYESIPNSGEEAAEECKQTEKDGMYYEFRKNTRSVKSTILHFQLRNLVWATSKHDVYLMYHYSVLHWSALSGVDTELMNVRGHVAPKEKHPGSLLEGFSQTKVSTMAVKDNLLVAGGFQGELICKHLDREGISFCCRTSHDDNAMTNAIEIFNTSSGAVHFMASSNDNGVRDYDMERFQLCNHFQFDCPVNHTSLSPDRKLVLAVGDHPDGLLVDANSGETLHSMKGHHDYSFASAWSPDGRTFATGNQDKTCRVWDIRNLSKAVHVLKGNLGAIRSIRFTSDGQFLAMAEHADFVQIFDARSDYTKRQELDFFGEISGISFSPDMDALFVGVWDRTYGSLLQYGRLHNNN; from the exons ATGTGCAGTTATGGCGGTGGCGACGTCGATGACTGGTATGATGATTCTGATACGGATGACCACGCCGAAGACACGGGCGATGACAGGCACCATGAGCAAGGAGCAAAGAACTCCGATTTAGACCTGGATGATGAAGATCGGACCTTTTTG TTTCCAGATACTTGGGGGGCAGCGCCCACAAGAAAAGAAAAAGACATCCAAGGAATACAATGGAAGAGGCTGGATATCACACGTGAACAGTACAGACAGACCAGGTTGCAGCAGTACAAAAACTACGAGAGCATTCCTAATTCTGGAGAAGAAGCAGCCGAG GAATGCAAACAGACTGAGAAAGACGGAATGTATTACGAATTCAGAAAAAATACTAGATCTGTAAAATCAACTATACTACATTTCCAG CTGAGAAATTTAGTATGGGCCACATCCAAGCATGATGTCTACCTGATGTATCATTACTCAGTCCTTCACTGGTCTGCATTGAGTGGTGTGGATACTGAACTTATGAACGTCCGTGGTCATGTGGCACCAAAGGAG aagcacccAGGAAGTCTATTAGAGGGGTTTTCTCAGACTAAGGTTAGTACCATGGCAGTGAAGGACAATTTGCTGGTAGCTGGTGGATTTCAAGGGGAGCTAATCTGCAAG CACCTTGATCGAGAGGGGATAAGCTTTTGTTGTCGAACATCACATGATGATAATGCTATGACTAATGCAATTGAGATATTCAATACTTCTAG TGGCGCTGTTCATTTCATGGCATCGAGTAATGACAACGGTGTAAGAGACTATGACATGGAGAGATTCCAGTTGTGCAATCACTTTCAGTTTGATTGTCCAGTGAAT CATACATCGCTGAGTCCCGACAGAAAGCTTGTTCTCGCCGTGGGGGACCATCCTGATGGTTTACTTGTTGATGCGAATTCAGGAGAG ACGCTTCATTCCATGAAAGGCCATCACGACTACTCTTTCGCATCGGCCTGGAGCCCTGATGGACGAACATTCGCTACCGGGAACCAAGACAAGACATGCCGAGTCTGGGACATTAGAAACCTGTCGAAAGCCGTCCATGTACTGAAGGGCAACCTTGGGGCCATTAGGTCGATCCGCTTCACTTCTGACGGGCAGTTCCTGGCGATGGCGGAACATGCGGACTTCGTCCAGATCTTCGACGCCCGGAGCGACTACACCAAAAGGCAAGAGCTGGACTTCTTTGGCGAGATATCTGGGATCTCCTTCAGCCCGGATATGGACGCTCTTTTCGTCGGTGTGTGGGATAGAACATATGGCAGCCTCCTCCAGTATGGTCGTTTACATAATAACAACTAG
- the LOC123128225 gene encoding uncharacterized WD repeat-containing protein C2A9.03 isoform X1 → MCSYGGGDVDDWYDDSDTDDHAEDTGDDRHHEQGAKNSDLDLDDEDRTFLSQFPDTWGAAPTRKEKDIQGIQWKRLDITREQYRQTRLQQYKNYESIPNSGEEAAEECKQTEKDGMYYEFRKNTRSVKSTILHFQLRNLVWATSKHDVYLMYHYSVLHWSALSGVDTELMNVRGHVAPKEKHPGSLLEGFSQTKVSTMAVKDNLLVAGGFQGELICKHLDREGISFCCRTSHDDNAMTNAIEIFNTSSGAVHFMASSNDNGVRDYDMERFQLCNHFQFDCPVNHTSLSPDRKLVLAVGDHPDGLLVDANSGETLHSMKGHHDYSFASAWSPDGRTFATGNQDKTCRVWDIRNLSKAVHVLKGNLGAIRSIRFTSDGQFLAMAEHADFVQIFDARSDYTKRQELDFFGEISGISFSPDMDALFVGVWDRTYGSLLQYGRLHNNN, encoded by the exons ATGTGCAGTTATGGCGGTGGCGACGTCGATGACTGGTATGATGATTCTGATACGGATGACCACGCCGAAGACACGGGCGATGACAGGCACCATGAGCAAGGAGCAAAGAACTCCGATTTAGACCTGGATGATGAAGATCGGACCTTTTTG AGTCAGTTTCCAGATACTTGGGGGGCAGCGCCCACAAGAAAAGAAAAAGACATCCAAGGAATACAATGGAAGAGGCTGGATATCACACGTGAACAGTACAGACAGACCAGGTTGCAGCAGTACAAAAACTACGAGAGCATTCCTAATTCTGGAGAAGAAGCAGCCGAG GAATGCAAACAGACTGAGAAAGACGGAATGTATTACGAATTCAGAAAAAATACTAGATCTGTAAAATCAACTATACTACATTTCCAG CTGAGAAATTTAGTATGGGCCACATCCAAGCATGATGTCTACCTGATGTATCATTACTCAGTCCTTCACTGGTCTGCATTGAGTGGTGTGGATACTGAACTTATGAACGTCCGTGGTCATGTGGCACCAAAGGAG aagcacccAGGAAGTCTATTAGAGGGGTTTTCTCAGACTAAGGTTAGTACCATGGCAGTGAAGGACAATTTGCTGGTAGCTGGTGGATTTCAAGGGGAGCTAATCTGCAAG CACCTTGATCGAGAGGGGATAAGCTTTTGTTGTCGAACATCACATGATGATAATGCTATGACTAATGCAATTGAGATATTCAATACTTCTAG TGGCGCTGTTCATTTCATGGCATCGAGTAATGACAACGGTGTAAGAGACTATGACATGGAGAGATTCCAGTTGTGCAATCACTTTCAGTTTGATTGTCCAGTGAAT CATACATCGCTGAGTCCCGACAGAAAGCTTGTTCTCGCCGTGGGGGACCATCCTGATGGTTTACTTGTTGATGCGAATTCAGGAGAG ACGCTTCATTCCATGAAAGGCCATCACGACTACTCTTTCGCATCGGCCTGGAGCCCTGATGGACGAACATTCGCTACCGGGAACCAAGACAAGACATGCCGAGTCTGGGACATTAGAAACCTGTCGAAAGCCGTCCATGTACTGAAGGGCAACCTTGGGGCCATTAGGTCGATCCGCTTCACTTCTGACGGGCAGTTCCTGGCGATGGCGGAACATGCGGACTTCGTCCAGATCTTCGACGCCCGGAGCGACTACACCAAAAGGCAAGAGCTGGACTTCTTTGGCGAGATATCTGGGATCTCCTTCAGCCCGGATATGGACGCTCTTTTCGTCGGTGTGTGGGATAGAACATATGGCAGCCTCCTCCAGTATGGTCGTTTACATAATAACAACTAG
- the LOC123130880 gene encoding uclacyanin-2 yields MARLLPAAALAAVAALAVLASPATAQDAPSALPAPLAYMNHTVGGADGWFFNATSNTTSGNYSSWAAGETFYLGDYLIFKTNDNSSVVVTSNSTTYSLCDPSEDDGLETYIYSGGVSGLEETDAISVPLLYEGTNYFFSEADGGVQCQQGMRFQIKVAHGHGLPPALAHPPSPPPKEGALAPAPTGPAFSVSQGPVAASASTGAGTASDYTDSNNAGCRAVGSRFLGVAIVVSLAFLVAP; encoded by the exons ATGGCGCGCCTTCTACCAGCGGCCGCGTTAGCCGCAGTCGCCGCGCTGGCCGTCCTGGCAAGCCCGGCGACGGCGCAGGATGCGCCGTCGGCCTTGCCGGCGCCGCTGGCGTACATGAACCACACGGTTGGGGGCGCCGACGGGTGGTTCTTCAACGCGACGAGCAACACCACGTCGGGCAACTACTCCTCCTGGGCCGCCGGCGAGACATTCTACCTCGGCGACTACCTCA TATTCAAGACGAACGATAACTCGTCGGTGGTGGTCACCTCGAACTCCACCACCTACTCCCTCTGCGATCCCAGCGAGGACGACGGGCTGGAGACCTACATCTACAGCGGCGGCGTAAGCGGCCTCGAGGAGACAGACGCCATCTCTGTCCCTCTCCTCTACGAGGGCACCAACTACTTCTTCTCGGAAGCCGACGGCGGCGTGCAGTGTCAGCAGGGCATGCGCTTCCAGATCAAGGTAGCCCACGGCCACGGCCTGCCGCCCGCTCTCGCCCACCCGCCGTCGCCACCGCCAAAGGAAGGCGCCCTCGCACCGGCACCCACTGGGCCAGCCTTCTCGGTCTCGCAGGGGCCGGTCGCCGCTAGTGCCAGCACCGGCGCCGGCACCGCCAGTGACTACACGGATAGCAACAACGCTGGCTGTAGAGCGGTGGGCAGTCGTTTCTTGGGGGTTGCTATTGTGGTTAGCTTAGCATTTTTGGTTGCTCCCTGA